The Akkermansia sp. RCC_12PD genome contains the following window.
AGGAGGCGCTGGCCGGATGCCGGAGTTGCGGAAAAGGGTAAAGTGCAGCATCTGAAAAATCGCATTTTCCGGGCTTTTTGATTGAGCGGAGGTGCAAAACGGGTAGGGTAGGCCCATGTCACGTTACAATGGAGAACAGGTACTGGTGGTTCCCCGCGCCGTCTTTGAGGAAGCCGGTTATTTCCAGGGACACCGCGAGGGCGGGGAACATTATCTGGACGCGTTCATGAAGCCTGGAATAGCCTCCTTCATGGACCGGGAAGCTGCGGAGAACGATCCGTCCCACAAGCAGATCATCGCCTATGCCATCTTCTGCCACCAGGGCCGCATCCTGCACTACACCCGCGGCGGTTCGGGGGGAGAAGCCCGTCTTCATGACAAGGGTTCCATCGGCATAGGCGGCCATATCAATCCGGTGGACCGCCAGTCCGGCCATGACAACGTTTCCACCTATCTGGCCGGTGTGGAGCGTGAAATCCGCGAGGAGCTCGTCATTGACGGCGGCTGCACCCAGCGCGTACTCGGCGTGATCAACGACGATTCCAATGAAGTGGGCGCCGTGCACCTGGGCATCGTCCATTTGTTCGAACTGGATACGGACCGGGTGCGCGCCAATGAATCCGCCCTGGACAATCTGCGCTTTGTAACTCCGGAAGAATTGTCCGGAGATATGTTTAATAAGCTGGAAACCTGGTCCCGGCTTGCCCTGGAGTTGTTCAGGAAAAGGCGTTCCTGATTTTACTGTTTTGCGGGGCAATGCTTCTACCGCATTGTTCCGGACAGGCTATTCCGGGGTTGCGTTGCCGGAAAAGCGGCTCCTTACCTGGTTTCAGCCGCGGCGGCGACGGCCGAGCAGGAGCCCCAATCCCAGCAGTCCGAGCGAGGCTGAGGCCGGTTCCGGAACGGCACTCAGAGCGTATTCCTTCATCTGGTCTTCTGTCAGGGCTCCCATATACAGGTCAAAGTTGTTCAGGGTATATTCCCCGGTGATCCCGTTCGGGACGCTCCAGGTATTGCCGGAACCGTCCTTGGCGGAGAAGTTGAGCTGGGTCATGGTGACGCTGCCGAACCTGACGCCGGTGCCGTTCAAAGATGCAAGAGTGGTCAGTGAAGACGTGTCATTGCCCAGCATGGCGGAAATGGTGACATTTCCATTACTGTAAGTGTAAAACAGGGTAAGGGGCTGTTCTGCGGAATAGCCGGACAGGGTATTCGTTTTCCAGGGGGAAGCGGCAGCGGTGCCTCCGTTGTAGTTAAAGCCTCCCACGCACAGGGTAAGGTCTCCGGAATCCGTCAACTGAAAGCCCATTCCTTCCAGGTTCTTGTAGTTGGAGGTGGTGTTATAGGTGAACAGTAGGCCCACATCCGTTCCGGAGGTGGCTTCCAGACCGGAAATGGTGAATGCCATGGTCCATGAAGTGGTTCCGCTCACCGGAACGGTGGTGGGAGAAGAGACATTCAGAGTATCTCCGTTGCTTCCGTCGTAGATGGTATAATCCTTTGAATAAGCCGGATTCAGATCATTGATGGAAGCGCCGCAGCACAGGCTGCTTCCCAGAATGGCGGCCAGGAGGGACAGGTATTTGGTCTTCATATTGATTGCTCTAGCAGATTGGAAAAATGCTCCCGGGCAGGAGAACATCCGTTTTTTATCGGATTCTTAATCCGCCAACAATTAAAAATATTAACGGTGAATGAATTATTTATCATAAAACATTGATTCCCATGGAAGTTTTACATATCTGGTCTTTTTTTAAATTCATTCCCCTATGATTCTCTAGTCTTTATCACTGTTTACTGAAGCGGATGTTACAGGCGGATTAAGAATTCGCCGCGGCATTGAAAATTCGCTGTAAGATCAGGAACTGTATTGGGTTGTGCATAATTATGGAATATAAAAACCATGGATAATTAATTCCTGAAAAACAAGATGGAGAATTTATCAGTATGTTAAATGTCCATGAATTAACCTTAAATCAATTTTGGAATGGAGCCCTTATACCCGGAAACCGTGCCGGGAGGGGGAAAAAAGAAGGAGATAAAGAAAGAATCCATACCGCCCGGCATCATGCGGCGGAAATGGCAGGGGATAATTCATTGAGTTCTTGTCCCGGAATTATAAAGCGCCTTTAGCGGAAAGGAGGGGAAAGGGGCCGTTCTGACCGGCAGGACCGGAAAGAAAGGGAAAATTCGTTTCTCCACATTACCGGAAAGAAAAATCCCCGGCAAGTTGTACTTGCCGGGGGATGAAAGAACAGTCAAAGAATCTCCCATTTTAAGGGACAGGCTTTTTTATCGCCTGGAAGGGCCGTCCATGATAGCCTTGTGGCTCATGTTCCAGCCGCCGCCCAGTGCCGTGTACAGGGATACCAGTGTGCTGGCGTGCTGATAATAGTACTGGGAGAGCTGGATCTGCGCCGGATACAGGTTCTGCTGGGCGTACAGCACTTCAATGTAGTTGGAAAGGCCAGTGCGGTAGCGTTCAAAGGAAAGCTTTACGGCCGTCTGGTAGGCTTCCACGGCTTCAGACTGGATGGTCGTAATGTCGCGGAGCTTGGTGCGCTGGATCAGTGTGCTGGAGACTTCAGACAGGGCGTTGAGCACGGTTTGTTCGTAGTCGTTCTTGGCCGCCAGGAATTCCGCCTTGGCCGCCTTTTCAGAGGCTGTGAGCCTGCCCGCCTGGAAGAGAGGTCCCGTCAGGTTGGCCCCAATGCCCCAGCCGCTACGGCGTCCCTGCACATGGCGCAAGTCACTTGAGGCGATGCCTCCGGCTGCCGTCAGGGAGATGGTCGGGAAGTAGTCGGCAATGGCCGCGCCTACGTCGGCATTGGCGGCGCGCAACTGGTATTCGCTCTGGCGCACGTCGGGCCTTCTGGAAAGGATATAGGCCGGGATGCCGGCGGGAACCTTGATATTGTAGGAAATATCGCGGAGGCTTCCGGAACGGCGGATATGGCCGGGAGCGCGTCCCGCCAGGGCGGAGACAGCGTTTTCCAGATTGGCTATTTGCGCTTCAATAGCGGGAATCTGTGCCTGGGAGGAGGCCAAGGCAGCCTTGGCGGAAGATACTTGGAGCTTGTCGCCTACCTCGCCTTCCAGCTGTTCGTCAAACAGGCGGAGGCATTCGGAATAGGATTCCACGGATTTCTGCACAATGGCAAGCTGTTCGTCCAGTTGGAGGAGCTGGAGATAGGAGTCAGCCACCTGGCGGAGCAGGGAGAGCATCAGGGCGCGCTGGCCTTCTTCGGAAGCCAGGTAATCCGCACGCGCCGCTTCCGTCAGACGGCGGGTCTTGCCCCAGATATCCAGTTCCCAGGAGATGCCGCCGTCAATCATGCCGGGCGTCAGCGTGGTGCCTGTGGTCTGCACGATGTTGCCGCTGGTGTAGTTGGCCCCCTTGCTGAGGCTGCCGGCATAGTCCGCCCACGGGAAGAGAGGGGCTTCCGTCACGGTAATGTACTGGCGTGCCTTTTCCACGCGCGCCATGGCCGCTTTCAGGTCGCGGTTATTGTTGTAGGTGTCCGTCAGGAGGTCTTGAAGGTCCTTGTTCTTGAATACTTTCCACCAGGGGAGGTCTGCGATGGATTCCGTGGATGCTCCGGCGCCCCTGAATGCAGCGGGCATGGGCATGTCCACGGGCTTGAAGTCGGGGCCCATCATGCATGAGGAAGCCGTCACGACAGTCCCGAGCAGAATGAGGCGTGTGATATATTGATTCGGTCGCATATGCGTATGTGTGTTTTAAATGTGGTCAGGGGCGTTGTCAGCCTTTCAGTGATTCATGGGCTTCATGAAAGAGGTGCTTGCGGGCGATGATTTCATCCGGATCGTCCGTTTCCACAGTCTTCCGGGCGATGCGCACGCGGAAGAGCTTCATGATGAAGTAGAAGGAACTCGGAATGAGGAAGATGCCCACGACTGTCGCCATCGTCATCCCGGCGATCACCACGATCCCGATGATGTTGCGGGAGTAGGCTCCGGAACCGGAGGCGATGGCCAGCGGTACGCAGCCCAGGATGAAGGCGAAGGAGGTCATCAGGATGGGACGCAGGCGGATTCTGGCCGCGGAAAGCGTGGCTTCCATCAGCGTCTTGCCGCGCTCCATCTCAATGACCGCGAATTCCACGATCAGAATGGCGTTCTTGGCCGCCAGCCCGATGAGCATCACCAGGCCGATCTGTGCGTACAGGTTCAGTTCATAGCCGAACCAGTACAGGCCGAGAAAGGCGCCCAGGGCCGCAATCGGCACCGTCATGAAAATACTGAGCGGAAGGGCCCAACGTTCATACAGGGCCGCCAGGATCAGGAACACGAAGATGGAGGAGAGCATGAAAATCTGCACGATGTTGATGCCGTTCTGGATTTTCTGTTCCTGATAGCTCATGTCCGCGTAACTGTAGCCCATGTCTGTGGGCATGCAGGCCTCGAACGTTTTTTGCAGGGCCTCCATGGCCTGGGAGTTGGAGAAGCCCATGGCCGGAGTGACCATGAGTTTGGATGAGTTGTACAGATTCTGGCGCAGCAGGAATTCCGGCCCCTTGGTGTCCGTGATCTTGACGAGCGTGGAGAGGGGTACGGAACTGCCCGTGTCGTTCTTCACGTAGAAGTTCTTGAGCATGTCCGTTCCGTTCCGGTCGTCGCCCTGGGCCTGGATGTACACCTGCCATTGCTGGCCGTACAGCGTGATGTAGTTGATGAACAGGGAGCCCATGTACGCCTGGAGCAGGTTGTTGGCCTCGCTGATGCTGACGCCCAGCGTGGCGCATTTTTCCTCGTCCAGCCGCACGTCCTTTTGATCCACGGCAAAGGACATGACGCTGCGCACGCTGCCGTTATGGAGAGGATCAAAAATCGGAAGCTTGCTGGCCTCCTTCACGAAGATGTCCGTCTGTTCGGCCAGGTATTCCGTTCCCTTGCCGTCGCGGTCTTCCAGCATGAAGGTGACGCCGTTAGCGGAACCCACCCCCGCAATGGCCGGAGGCTGGAAGCACATGGTGACGCCTTCGGAAACCTTGGTGCTCAATAGTCTGTTCAGCTCGGCGGTAATCGCCTTGGCGCTTTGGTCCGGATTGGGGCGTTCCTCCCAGGGCTTCAGCATCACAAAGAAGAAGGCGTTGTTCGTGCTCTGCACTCCGGTAAGAAGGCTGAACCCGGAAATGGCGATCACATCCTTGACGTTCGGATTCTGCCGGATCAGTTCGCTGACCTTGTCCGCGGCGGCGGTCGTGAGCTGGAGGGAGCGCGCTTCCGGCATGATCAGGGCGGAGAACAGGTAGCCCTGGTCTTCGTCCGGCAGGAAGCCGTTCGGAATGTGCTTGGCTACGGGGATGATGGCGTACGCGATCAGGGCCAGCAGAGGAATGGAAATGATGAGCTTCCTGGTCAGGAAGTGGCATATCTTCGTGTAGCCGCTGGCGGTGGCGTCATAGCCCCGGTTGAAGACGCGGTAGAAGAATTTCAGGGGGCCGCCCTTGTTCGGGTCCTTGGGCTTGAGCAGGATGGCGGACAGGGCCGGCGAGAGCGTCAGCGCGTTGAACGCGGAAATCAGCATGGAAATGGCAATGGTCACGGCGAACTGCTGGAACAGCGTACCCGTGATGCCGGGAAGGAGCAGGGACGGCAGGAACACCGCCGCCAGTACGAGGGCAATGGCGATGACCGGGCCGGACACTTCCTCCATGGCGGCGAAAGCCGCCTGGCGCGGCGTCAGGCCGCGCTCCATGTGGGATTCCACGGCTTCCACCACCACGATGGCGTCGTCCACCACCAGGCCGATGGCCAGCACCATGCCCATCAGGCAGATGGTGTTCAGCGTGAAGCCCAGCAACGGGAACAGCGCGAAGGTGGCGATGATGGAGACCGGTACGGCGATGGCGGGAATCAGGGTGGCGCGCCAGCCCTGCAGGAAGACGAATACCACCAGCACCACGAGGAGGAGGGCTTCCACCAGCGTGTGTTCGATTTCCACAATGGAGGCGCGCACGGCCAGCGTGGTGTCCAGCGTCATGTTGTATTCCATGCCGGGCGGGAAGCTGCGGGAACGTTCTTCAAAAAGCTTTTTCAGGGCGTCCACCGTATTGATGGCGTTGGAGCCGGGGGCCGCATACACGGCGATGGCGCCGGAGTCCTTCCCGTTGTACTTGCTGGATACGTTGTAGGTCTGGGAGCCCAGTTCCACCTTGGCGATATCCTTTAGGTAGAGCAGCTTGTTTCCGTTGGCACGGATGATGATGTCGCCGAATTCCTCAGCGGTCTTCAGGCGTCCCTTGGTCTGGATGCTGTACGTGAATTCCGTTCCGGGAGGCGCCGGTTCCGCGCCGATCTGGCCGGCGGGAATCACGGTATTCTGTTCACGAATGGCGGCCTGAACTTCTCCCACGGAGATGTTTTGGGCAGCCATCTTGGTGGTGTCCAGCCAGATGCGCATGGCATAGCGGCCCGCGCCGAACACCTGCACGTCGCCCACGCCAGGGACGCGTTTGACGGGATCCACCAGGCTCACGTAGGCGTAATTACTCAGGAAAATGGCGTTCAGGCTGTTGTCCGGGGAGTACAGGTTGAGCACGGCCAGCGGGCTGCCCGTGGACTGGGTGATGGTGATGCCCATCTGGGCCACTTCCGACGGAAGCTGGGCGGTGGCCTGGCCGTAGCGCATGTAGGCCAGCGTCTGGTCCATGTTCGGGTCTGTTCCTACTTCAAAGACGATGCTCAGGGAGCAGATGCCGTTGTTGGCGTTCGTGGAAGTCATGTAATCCATGCCCACCACGCCGGAAATGGACTGTTCCAGCGGGGAGGCTACGGAGTTGGCCACCGTTTCCGCATTGGCGCCCGGATAGGTCGCCTGCATCTTGATGGTGGGCGGGACGATGTTCGGGTACTGCTCAATGGGGAGCCCCAGCAGTGCCAGGCCGCCGAGCAGGATCATCACGATCGAAATGACGATGGCGATGGTCGGGTGTTTGATGAAAAAGCTGGACATGGTGTTAGATCATGGAATTGCGCGGAAGAGCGGCGGGGAATGCGGCTTCTCGGGAAAGAATGTTATTTGGAGGCCGGCTGGGCGTTGTCGTGGTGCATGCCTTCCGGAGTTTTGGCCTTTTCAAAGGACTGGGCGCCTACGGAGGGCATGACGGGCTGGGAGACGACATGCTTGTAGGGAGTCGGGTTGACAGGGGCTTGTCCCTGCAATCTGGCGGCCTGCTGAATGCCTTCCACCACAATGGGGCTGTCCTTCGTGAACGTGGAATTGGGCATCGGAATAATGTCGATCACCTGCATGCCGTCAACGACGGGTCCGGTTTGCACCACCTGCATGTGGGGAATGTTCTTGTCGTCCAGATAGACGATGAATTTGGCGCTCTGGTTGGACAGGATGGAGCGTGGCGGAACCAGCGTGGCGTTTTTCAGGATTTTCACAGTGGCCTGGATGCGGACGAACATGCCGGGGCGCAGGATCAGATTCGGGTTGGGAATGTGGCCGACGACATTGATAGTGGCCGTCTGGGTGTCCACGTTGCGGTCGGCCGCCACGGAGTAGCCTTGCTGGGGGTAAAGGGTGCCGTTGGGAAGGATGACGTTGAACTTGAATCCCTTTTTGCCGTTTGAACTTTCATCCAGGGAGCTGAGGTCCAGAAAATCCTTATCGCTGGGGTTGAAGTCCACGCGGATGGGATCAATGGCGGAAATCGTGGTCAGAGGCGTGGGGCTGGAGGGAGTGAGCAGGTTGCCGATGGAGGGAGTCGCCAGGCCGGCCAGGCCGGAAATGGGGGCGGTGATTGTCGTGAACTTGAGATTGATCTTCGCCTGGTCCACCTGCGCCTTGGCCGTAGCGATGGCGGCTTGCGTTTCCTGAACCTGTTGCAGGGCGTCGTCCAGCTGCTTGCGGCTGACGGACCCGGACTTGACCAGCGGGGTATAGCGTTCTACGTCCAGCTGGTATTTCTTCAGTGTGGCTTCGTATTGTTCCAGGCGTCCCTGGGCCTGTTCCAGCGTTGCCTGGAAGGGGCGCGGGTCAATCTGGAAAAGCGTCTGGCCCTTCTTGACATAGGCGCCGTCCTTGTAGTCCTTGGAAAGCAGGTAGCCCGTCACCTGGGAGCGGATTTCCGCGTCTTCCGTGCCGCGCAGGTTGCCTATCCATATCGCCTTGATCGGCACGTCTTCGGTCACCAGCTTGGTTACCTGCACGTCAGGAACGAGAGCCTGCGGTTGGCCGGCTCCGGCATCCTTTTTTTCACAGGAACTTAAAATTATCACCGGAGAGCACAGGAGAATGGTGGTGGCGGCAATCGTCAAAGGCTTGTTGTACATAAATGAACGCGGTTGTTTACAAACTGGATTGCCGAAAAGTGCGGCAAGTCGCGTGAATTTTGCTTTTTTTTCACCAAAAGTCAACGCAAAGATATGTCCTCTTTCATGTGAAATATGCGTAATATTATCATAGTGAATGGATAAAATAATTGAACAAATGTATAATATGTTATTCCTTGTCGTGATGATGACAGGGAGAACCGCGAATGGCGATTTTCCGCTGGCATTCAGGAGGTCAGCCGTCTTTTGCGGAGCATGGCGTCCATGTTCGGCTTTCTCCCCATGAAATCGGTGAACTGCTGCATAGGTGGGACCGTGAATCCCTTTTCCAGGATGGCTTTCCGGAATTTTCCGGCGGTTTCTCTGTTCAGCAGCCCAGAATGTTCGAAAGCCTCGAAAATGTCCTTGTCCAGAACCTCCGCCCAGCGGTAGGAGAAGTAAAAAGAGGCATAGCCGGAAGAAGAGGCGAACAAATGGCGCGCCGTCCTCAGCCTTCCGGCCTGCCTGCAATCCTTGAAATATTCCAGGTCTCCCGCCACGATGGAATCCACATCATCCAGGGAACACGCCGCAAACCGTTCCGGATCCATGTGAACGGCCAGGTCCGTTTTCGCATACAGAAGTTGTGAAACCAGCGTAACAGCGGGCGTGTTGCCGCGGGATTCCTCCAGGGACCGCAGCATGTCTTCCGGGATGGGCTGTCCCGTTTTTTCATGCCGGGCAAAACTTCTCAAAATATCAGGATGGGAACACCAGTTTTCCATGAACTGGGAGGGGACTTCCACGAAATCCCGCGGAACGCTGGTGCCGGCCAGGGAAGGGATGGAAACTCGCGAAAACATCAGATGCAGCAAATGGCCGAATTCATGAAAAAGAATCCTGACCTCCCTGTGAGAAAGAAGAACTGGCTCCCCATCCGCGGGTTTTTGTACATTCAGGCAGATCATTCCCAGGCGCGGTTTGCCGGGCTTGCCGCCCGCAGGCGGGGCGCCTGCATCCAGCGGTGACATCCACGCTCCGGCCCGCTTGTTGCTGCGGGCGAAAATATCCAGGTAAAAATACCCCAGCCGTTCTTCCTTGCCGTCGTCAATGGCAAAAAAGCGGACGTCCGGATTCCAGACCTCCGCCTCTCCGCCTTTTTCCGGTCCGGAAATGCCGGTCAATGGTTTCCGGACAGGGAGTTCCGTTACGCGGATGCCGTACAATTGTTCCGCCACGCCAAAGAGTCCGGCCATGACGCGGGGAAGGGGGAAATAATGCCGCAGTTCTTCCCGGTCCAGGCGGAAGCGCTCTTCCGCCTGGAGGTTGGCGTAATAAACCGTGTCCCAGGGGTGCAGGCTGACCTCTTTATTCTCCGTAAGCCGTGCCTTGACCTGGCGCAGAGACTCCATTTCCCTGAAAAACGGCTCCTTCACCCTGTCCAGAAGTCCGTTGACGAACCGCATGGCCTCTTTTCCGTTTCCGGCCATGCTCTGTTGCAGCGCATAATCGGAATACGTCCTGTAGCCGCACAACTGCGCTTTCTCG
Protein-coding sequences here:
- a CDS encoding PEP-CTERM sorting domain-containing protein; its protein translation is MKTKYLSLLAAILGSSLCCGASINDLNPAYSKDYTIYDGSNGDTLNVSSPTTVPVSGTTSWTMAFTISGLEATSGTDVGLLFTYNTTSNYKNLEGMGFQLTDSGDLTLCVGGFNYNGGTAAASPWKTNTLSGYSAEQPLTLFYTYSNGNVTISAMLGNDTSSLTTLASLNGTGVRFGSVTMTQLNFSAKDGSGNTWSVPNGITGEYTLNNFDLYMGALTEDQMKEYALSAVPEPASASLGLLGLGLLLGRRRRG
- a CDS encoding efflux transporter outer membrane subunit; translated protein: MRPNQYITRLILLGTVVTASSCMMGPDFKPVDMPMPAAFRGAGASTESIADLPWWKVFKNKDLQDLLTDTYNNNRDLKAAMARVEKARQYITVTEAPLFPWADYAGSLSKGANYTSGNIVQTTGTTLTPGMIDGGISWELDIWGKTRRLTEAARADYLASEEGQRALMLSLLRQVADSYLQLLQLDEQLAIVQKSVESYSECLRLFDEQLEGEVGDKLQVSSAKAALASSQAQIPAIEAQIANLENAVSALAGRAPGHIRRSGSLRDISYNIKVPAGIPAYILSRRPDVRQSEYQLRAANADVGAAIADYFPTISLTAAGGIASSDLRHVQGRRSGWGIGANLTGPLFQAGRLTASEKAAKAEFLAAKNDYEQTVLNALSEVSSTLIQRTKLRDITTIQSEAVEAYQTAVKLSFERYRTGLSNYIEVLYAQQNLYPAQIQLSQYYYQHASTLVSLYTALGGGWNMSHKAIMDGPSRR
- a CDS encoding efflux RND transporter permease subunit, with product MSSFFIKHPTIAIVISIVMILLGGLALLGLPIEQYPNIVPPTIKMQATYPGANAETVANSVASPLEQSISGVVGMDYMTSTNANNGICSLSIVFEVGTDPNMDQTLAYMRYGQATAQLPSEVAQMGITITQSTGSPLAVLNLYSPDNSLNAIFLSNYAYVSLVDPVKRVPGVGDVQVFGAGRYAMRIWLDTTKMAAQNISVGEVQAAIREQNTVIPAGQIGAEPAPPGTEFTYSIQTKGRLKTAEEFGDIIIRANGNKLLYLKDIAKVELGSQTYNVSSKYNGKDSGAIAVYAAPGSNAINTVDALKKLFEERSRSFPPGMEYNMTLDTTLAVRASIVEIEHTLVEALLLVVLVVFVFLQGWRATLIPAIAVPVSIIATFALFPLLGFTLNTICLMGMVLAIGLVVDDAIVVVEAVESHMERGLTPRQAAFAAMEEVSGPVIAIALVLAAVFLPSLLLPGITGTLFQQFAVTIAISMLISAFNALTLSPALSAILLKPKDPNKGGPLKFFYRVFNRGYDATASGYTKICHFLTRKLIISIPLLALIAYAIIPVAKHIPNGFLPDEDQGYLFSALIMPEARSLQLTTAAADKVSELIRQNPNVKDVIAISGFSLLTGVQSTNNAFFFVMLKPWEERPNPDQSAKAITAELNRLLSTKVSEGVTMCFQPPAIAGVGSANGVTFMLEDRDGKGTEYLAEQTDIFVKEASKLPIFDPLHNGSVRSVMSFAVDQKDVRLDEEKCATLGVSISEANNLLQAYMGSLFINYITLYGQQWQVYIQAQGDDRNGTDMLKNFYVKNDTGSSVPLSTLVKITDTKGPEFLLRQNLYNSSKLMVTPAMGFSNSQAMEALQKTFEACMPTDMGYSYADMSYQEQKIQNGINIVQIFMLSSIFVFLILAALYERWALPLSIFMTVPIAALGAFLGLYWFGYELNLYAQIGLVMLIGLAAKNAILIVEFAVIEMERGKTLMEATLSAARIRLRPILMTSFAFILGCVPLAIASGSGAYSRNIIGIVVIAGMTMATVVGIFLIPSSFYFIMKLFRVRIARKTVETDDPDEIIARKHLFHEAHESLKG
- a CDS encoding efflux RND transporter periplasmic adaptor subunit, which codes for MYNKPLTIAATTILLCSPVIILSSCEKKDAGAGQPQALVPDVQVTKLVTEDVPIKAIWIGNLRGTEDAEIRSQVTGYLLSKDYKDGAYVKKGQTLFQIDPRPFQATLEQAQGRLEQYEATLKKYQLDVERYTPLVKSGSVSRKQLDDALQQVQETQAAIATAKAQVDQAKINLKFTTITAPISGLAGLATPSIGNLLTPSSPTPLTTISAIDPIRVDFNPSDKDFLDLSSLDESSNGKKGFKFNVILPNGTLYPQQGYSVAADRNVDTQTATINVVGHIPNPNLILRPGMFVRIQATVKILKNATLVPPRSILSNQSAKFIVYLDDKNIPHMQVVQTGPVVDGMQVIDIIPMPNSTFTKDSPIVVEGIQQAARLQGQAPVNPTPYKHVVSQPVMPSVGAQSFEKAKTPEGMHHDNAQPASK
- a CDS encoding M3 family metallopeptidase; translation: MLRIRLFRAFLPLILSGLVPCIAASSAHPFLDTSRPIRWSALAADRLQPDVKEAIRRAHEAVDRICRTAPEEITYENTFGALEEVNVSLTEPMAKAYALKSLCDSDSIRKAMDEATPLAVAFHSSLTKNQSLWNTLKTAHVRLGDVVADPERKRYMELCMQSFRDNGADLPPGKRARLEVIDRELALCAQRFNNLYMDARKNWSWTVHDADALDGLSRTTLRQAAQEFRSRHPGETGPGWTFTLNSAAAGRVMEKVRSEKIRKDLWEHLQTLATDSYDTEPVVRQMLSLRSEKAQLCGYRTYSDYALQQSMAGNGKEAMRFVNGLLDRVKEPFFREMESLRQVKARLTENKEVSLHPWDTVYYANLQAEERFRLDREELRHYFPLPRVMAGLFGVAEQLYGIRVTELPVRKPLTGISGPEKGGEAEVWNPDVRFFAIDDGKEERLGYFYLDIFARSNKRAGAWMSPLDAGAPPAGGKPGKPRLGMICLNVQKPADGEPVLLSHREVRILFHEFGHLLHLMFSRVSIPSLAGTSVPRDFVEVPSQFMENWCSHPDILRSFARHEKTGQPIPEDMLRSLEESRGNTPAVTLVSQLLYAKTDLAVHMDPERFAACSLDDVDSIVAGDLEYFKDCRQAGRLRTARHLFASSSGYASFYFSYRWAEVLDKDIFEAFEHSGLLNRETAGKFRKAILEKGFTVPPMQQFTDFMGRKPNMDAMLRKRRLTS